The nucleotide window ATGACTGAGGAGGAGAGGCTCATTTACAATCTCAAAAGAGTGTGATCTCAAACTGTTCTTCTATTAATTGTTTTTGGAGTTCAATTTGTGAACCGCGTTTTCAGTTCATCTGTTGTTTTGTGGTGTGATAAGTGTCTGAGATGTGTGTTCAAATTTATGATATGGTTTGTAAGTCTGTGTATAGACATCTTCATAGTCAGGTATTCTAATTCCAAATATTTTAGACTAtactaaaattatgtttttttaaagaacaTAATCCATGTACATTACTTCTATGTGAAAGTGGTAAACAGAATTGGCTTATAACATATTTGTAATGAAATTCAGTTGATTGGTTGAAAATTATGGAACCCGAGATACATCAAGGAAGTAAGAATTTGTTTGTTGATAATAGATGAGGACTATCTTTATgtttgaaagagagagagagagtaattCTTAAGATTCTTCTAGTTTCTTCATTGAAGACATTGAATATTTCCTATTAGctttaatttgtttcattttggttTATTCTCTGGCTTTGATTGTTTAGTTATTAGCGCATACTGATAATCATAAAATGGAAAATTTCAAATCATGATAACAGATTGCACATTTGTATTACCTGATGGCTGATATATTTTTTGCTTAATGTTCTTGTAGTGCTTGTTATATGAACATTTGACTAAATCTTATTTCCCTACCTTGCAAATTTTGCAGGCCAAGAAGAAAGTGGCATTGCTTCTACAGAAACTCAAGAAGTATGAGCTACCGGAGCTGCCTCCTCCTCGACATGATCCAGAACTCTTAACACCTGAACAGCTTCAGGcgtataaaaaaattggattcaGGAATAAGAACTATGTCCCAGTTGGTGTTCGTGGTGTCTTTGGAGGAGTTGTTCAAAATATGCATCTCCATTGGAAGTTTCACGAGACTGTGCAAGTTTGTTGTGACAACTTCcccaaggaaaaaataaaagaaatggctTCAATGCTTGCAAGATTGAGTGGTGGGATTGTGATAAATGTTCATAATGTGAAAACAATCATTATGTTTCGTGGCAGAAATTATCGCCAACCCAAAAATTTGATACCTATTAACACCCTTACAAAGAGGAAGGTAGGCTTGCATTGCTATATTCCTTATTTGACTGTGCCACTTCTGCTTGTATCTAAACAGAGGTGATGCTATACATGCATGTATGAATTGATTAACTGTTCTTTATGAGCTGTGAAGTTTATGTGCCAATATTGTTCATTATCATGTAAAAATAATGACACTTGCCTGTTTATTATAGCTGTATTGGTAAAATTACCCCCTCACATACAAAAAACTCCACTCCCTAAAAGAATGCAAGGGAAGAAAGTTGAAGACTGTTTGTTAATGACTAACCAAAGtgaaatgcttttattttattgattatgcATACATGACaacttatatgaaaatatagcTATTGTTAGGCTTGACTGCTCAAATCTGTTGcctcttttttttccctttgaaAATTCATCATTTCTGTCCCTGGTTATGTACCTACTATACAAAGAACTTGGTGTTGGAGGAGGTAATGTCTTTGTTGCCATCAATGTATACAGGCTCTTTTCAAGGCCAGATTTGAGCAAGCTCTTGAGTCTCAGAAGCTAAACATAAAGAAAATAGAACAGCAGCTTCGACGGATGGGAGTAAATCCTGAGGATCCAGCTGCCATGGCCAGCATCCAGAGAGTTGCTTCCACATTCTTCAATGCCATCGACCAGAAAGAAGGAAGCCCTTATGTCTTCCGTGAAGGCAAGCAGTCAATAATAGAACCTGCTGAAGGTTTTGAAGAGTCAGAGCCTACAGCTGATAGTGATCAGGAAGAGCTAGATCGGTTCATTGCTGAGATAGAGGATGCGGCAGATAAAGAATATGAAGCTGAAgaggcaaaagaaaaagaagagtttGGCAGAATTAGATACTGGAACAAAGAAGAATTTGGTGGAAGATACCGAAGATCAGATGCTTCTAGAAATGATGACCATGATGTTGAGGCTAGAGGCTCAAGGGTTTGGAATACTACACATCCTAAGCGTCATGCTATCGATAGTGATGATGAAGAGAATGCTCATTCtgacaatgatgatgatgatgatgatgaggagTGGCATTTCAATAATATTGCAGATGCTAGTGATCTTGACAGCAATTCTGATGAATCTGATGGAACTAGAGGTAAGTTCAAGGAAAGTAGGAGGAAAAGAGAGAAGCAGAATAATCCTGGTATCAGTCGGGCCAGAGATGACGAAAGTTCAAATAGACATGCAGGAGCTAAATTTAGGAGGAATATGGCCATAAAAGATTCCGAATCAGAAGGCATGCTCAGTGATGTTGAAAATGCAATGTGGGAGTCTGAGGATGAGGAGCAAGAGAATAATGACTCAGGACATTTGAGAAAGTTCAGTGGTAACTACAGGAGTAGTAGCAGTGATGATGAGTATGCACATCAAACAATGAGTAACAAGAAGAGTGGTGTGAGGGATCATGAGAGTAAGGTTGGTGGTTCTGCTCAATATCACGATAGTTTTGATGCACCAAACAGTGTGAGAGGGATGCATGCAGTTAACAAAATTGATTCTGAATCCATAGATGAATTCAGCAGTTCAGAAAACTGGCTGTGGCCTTCAGATGCTGAGGAGACTGGGGACTACCCTACAAATCAAAATAGTAATAATGTGATCAAAAGTGATATCCCTAAGACTAAGAGGAGAACACCAAAAGAGACAGATGAGGCATGGGACAGTGACTAGCCCAGTAAATGCAAGACGACATTGCATTGTGGTAAGCACTGCTTCACAAGAAAGACTTAGAACAAGTAATTGGTCCAAACAAAAACATGAAATGAAGCCCAACATACAGCTCGTTTATTCAGTTCTCACACGGTGCTTCCTCTCAACACTGTCTCATGTTATCTGCTCAAATGCAAATGTGATGTATGTGGCATGTTCTCAGTGAGAGTTTGAAGCATCAGACTTTGACTATCTGCAAAAGAAATTTGTTCTTAGGCACTTTTTGTAGTCTAGGCATTGAATTAATCAATTGGAATTGAAAGAGATGtggtttatttatttgaaaggtACATAACAATGTGTCATCTAtctataaaaatagaataaaaatataatttaacttaaaatcaatttgtatattttaatttttggaaaaattaaatgaaaacacttttataaaaaataaggtatataattgaaacttttatatgATTGAAAATTAAGGTCCTGTCTaatatattggaaaaaaaacttttttacaattatattgtaaataagaatataattttattattttttataatatttaaggtatattttaaataatttaaagtataaaaattaattatattacgtGTAAACTAATAAAATCACATATTAGTTAAAAACCtgctttaaaaattattattttaatcttcaaTAGATAATTTATGAGACAAGACCTTTGGTTCAAATGATCAACGAGAGAATACATGCCCAATTTACAAATGTTgtcatttatatataattttataccgtataaattaattatattaattattaaagttaaCTAAGGCTGAGATTTCATGCATTTTTGAACAAACTGCATAAgatctttttgcaaatgttaaACAAATGTcctatgaaattttaaattaacaaattaatgtaCAATAAATGCAACACAGTTATCCatgagttaaagaaaaaaaagagccaAATTATAAGCTCACGTTAAAAGaacaactattttaaaaattttaagaaattattatgCTATCCATTAACTGTGCAATAAAAGCAGTTGAACACAgaacatttaatatatatatcttattttagaaaaaaaaaacatttaatatcctattttaaaaaaaatatttaagatatattaaattaagattttaaaagactatcttagcataaaaaaatcttacaaattttaaagattatataggaatattataatttatcaaatttttttacaagattTTTATGATAGTTTGAACTTTAATGGATTTATATCATAAGAATATAAAGGATTTGAAAaaactttataaatttataagatttgaaaggattagctaaatttttaaaaacacgttcaaaattataataagagttacggaaaaaattaataaaaaatgttaagtttggataagaaaaagtaaaaccaatataattttttaattcttttaatagtTATATTGATTTTAACTTGGTATCCTCCTATACTAGTTTTTCTTgcaataacatatttttattctcacttttggatttgaataatgatttaaaattatacgttggtttttttattttttttaattactaaaattatttcataataaatctAATGTCATGTTTAAATGGGGtgcaaaaataaacatatactaGAACGAAGTAGTAAGGGTGAAAAATTAATAGGAGGATGAGTTACATGGATGATAAAATTAAGGGAGATAGTTATAGAGACAAAGTGTGTCGAACAGTGATAAACATAATTAACATAAGTAAAACATGATTAGTCTTAACAcatacaataaatattaatttaattttttaaaaaagaaaaagtacatAGGAAAGgaatatatttaacatttttttattccaaaagaataaaataaatatatatgatacatgcatcttgaaaaaaatattaaagaggaAAGAGGATATGTGTGATAAGAGTAAAAAAAGTCTGataaccaatataaaaaaaaaagtctaacaAAATCTCAAAGGTTTGACTGAGATTGTTTGATAGATGTTTTACCGTAAAGAGTCTAATGAAATtcattgaaattctttttaaaaaacaatccatccaaatttgtatattttttaatgctaAAAGACTTTTTGTAAGttatagaaaaattataattgaatgtcatacaatttttttatcttccatataaaatcttaaaatttttaattgaatagcAATGGatttatttatactatttaaaaatcatgattgaatacctcaaaattttttttataaaataaaagtcttttaaaatcctaatcCAATATCTCTCCCTTAATAtccatttattaaataaatacaaaattattaaatagaaataaatgattcttaataaattcattttggCACGTGCACATTCTAGGCATACACAACTTCATATATCAAGAAACTCATATTTTGAAGTTGTTGTATCGAGCTATATTGAGAATGATGGTTGCAATCTCCAAAAGTACGTTAGTGCTCTCTGTTATTGACGATACTTGTTTCTTTGAAGTTGAAGGGTAGTGAGAGTGGGGTTTTACCTTCCAAAGTAAAAGACGGATTTTTGCCTTGCAAAGTTACCATTCAAATAAGCGACTTCTTAACTAGGAAGTACCTGGGTGTTCATTGCAAAGACAGGCATAATGATCTCGGTTATCATAAACTGAATGTTGGTGAAACATATAGTTTTAGTATTTGAACTAGTTTCCTGCAAAATACaacattgtacttttgtcgcTTTGCGTGGGATGGAGCAGtacattattttgatatttatgtACAAGACCGAGATTTATGTTGTGTTGGTGATAATCAATGCTCTTGGAAGATATATGAGACTCAACCCTGTGAGATTAAACTGAGGTCTCGTGAATGCTTTCAATGGAATACAATACCTAAAATAACTTTGAAATCCTTTCAAATTgtgccaaatatatatatatatatatcacatttaAGAAACAAAATGTATAATGTGATTGTCATAAAATACAAAGTGAGATAAATAtgttactgtaaaaaaaaagtaagataatATGTAACACctatttttatgctttcttAGTCCCCcatattttgatattaaaaatttcaGTCCAAAGAGACTGCCTCATGGAACAAGTAAGGCTCATTTCCATTTAGTAAGGAGTGCAACATTAAACAAACTAATGTATTTTATGCCTAGACCCCGTACTCTTAGGCATGCACATAGATTTCCAACTAGTCCAACAAATTTTCATATTTCTATCCTCACACTCCAAAAGAACCTTCTTTGAAGGCAAGTGATTTTTTTGCTACTTCTTTTGACATTTTgaagaaagataaataaaagataagtaaagaaaaaatatgaaattagttACGCATACCCTACCCGTCATAAAAAGAGTTCTATGCTTCCATTTGGCTAGTTTCCTCGAGAAGTTCAGATAATTCGTGAAATTGGATCAGGCtgatccaaacaaaatatttttgtttggattcgTTTGTTAGGTTTGATGTTACAACGTACAACCTGTTCAAActtgacattttttattttatttttgtgtttaagCCTGTGAACTCCATAGAAATCCCCTCTAACTCTAAGAGGGAgtaatttgtttatataaatatgttcgTGTTTTTCGAGAAATTTATAATATGTAATGTTTGATGATTTTAATTAGGTTGtaaaaactaagaaaataatttttttgacttaattgtatattttaccactcaattatatattatctttttgtaaattttatcatcTGAATTTTCCCACGTATTTTACCATCGTGCTTTTAATTTTCATGCATAATATTTTacctttcaaattttcaattttcatacattttattttcatattaccAACAAAACGATGTTGTTTTTTTAGGAACACGGTGGCATTTCTTACATTTAATAGGAAAACtgcagaaaaaatagaaaacatgatgttaaaatgcaaaaaaaaaaaaataaaaaaaatacttgagtaataaatttataaaataatgataattggGTGGTATAATGCAATTAAGTGTTTATGGTTATGCTTGATGCATTTTATTTTGTCGACAAAAAAGACgcatttataattgaataaggTAGCAGAAGTATCAAATGATATTACAAGGACAAAATACAAGATAATCAAAAGATACATGTGGCGCCCCACCCCAACAAATGATGTGTAGCCGAGCCTGGTTCTCCTAATGGGATAATATCCAAATGAAGAGATCGAGCAGGCCAAAACCAACCAGCTAGCTAGGATACAAATAAAATACCAATTAATAAGCACCATAGAATTCCACAAAACCAATAACTCCAACACAAAATCACGTGCACATTCATCATTGTATCTATCCACCTCGAATGCAAGCAGACGGGTTATAGGCCCATTGAACAAAGGAGAAATCAAAACCTGATAGCTTGCCATTAAGCCAACTCCGTGAGAACAATTTAACCTCccccaaaaataattttgagtttACAGCAGTGTGATTGAATATACTGTTGTTTCTCTGCTTCCAGATGCAATATGTCACTGTACACCAAATTACTTGCCAAATTTCTCCTCAAATCTGTTTCTAGCAGTCCCTGAATTTTGCCAACACTTCCAATATTGGTCTAATTAAGCttcaatttttcttcaactTATTCAAATAATCAAGGTAagtccttttctctttcttttcactacTATAAAAAAGCTTTTCTAAGATAATCAAAAACAGGATACAACGACGGTCGTTGACCGTTGTAGAAGCCGACGTCATGGAAAGTTAAACTTTTCAACGATGGATCAAAAACCACCATCTTAAAAAGGGATCAACTTTTAAAAATGCTATTGACGTAACCATCATCTTTGAAAGTTCGCGTTCTAAGACGATACGTGATCAATGCCTTAAAAAATCAACCTTCAAAGACGATGCTGACATAAACACCATCTTAAAAAACGCATTTTCAAAGACAGTGTTTACGTCAGAATCGTCTTTAAAAGTAAGGAAT belongs to Glycine soja cultivar W05 chromosome 5, ASM419377v2, whole genome shotgun sequence and includes:
- the LOC114411642 gene encoding CRM-domain containing factor CFM2, chloroplastic-like isoform X1, whose product is MQFYQQITRCVLCQCFKEKGFIVIYFLFRNVLPSGLTPECGNTVKVEEAYHRVGLYCYVKQLNLLNGSLSRAMSTSKGRSMRSKVERRMQKESGKTLREIRRAKKLKKKLMTEEERLIYNLKRAKKKVALLLQKLKKYELPELPPPRHDPELLTPEQLQAYKKIGFRNKNYVPVGVRGVFGGVVQNMHLHWKFHETVQVCCDNFPKEKIKEMASMLARLSGGIVINVHNVKTIIMFRGRNYRQPKNLIPINTLTKRKALFKARFEQALESQKLNIKKIEQQLRRMGVNPEDPAAMASIQRVASTFFNAIDQKEGSPYVFREGKQSIIEPAEGFEESEPTADSDQEELDRFIAEIEDAADKEYEAEEAKEKEEFGRIRYWNKEEFGGRYRRSDASRNDDHDVEARGSRVWNTTHPKRHAIDSDDEENAHSDNDDDDDDEEWHFNNIADASDLDSNSDESDGTRGKFKESRRKREKQNNPGISRARDDESSNRHAGAKFRRNMAIKDSESEGMLSDVENAMWESEDEEQENNDSGHLRKFSGNYRSSSSDDEYAHQTMSNKKSGVRDHESKVGGSAQYHDSFDAPNSVRGMHAVNKIDSESIDEFSSSENWLWPSDAEETGDYPTNQNSNNVIKSDIPKTKRRTPKETDEAWDSD
- the LOC114411642 gene encoding uncharacterized protein LOC114411642 isoform X2; this translates as MFAARNLPRHCFKPLSSLLQLQSNLDKNVLPSGLTPECGNTVKVEEAYHRVGLYCYVKQLNLLNGSLSRAMSTSKGRSMRSKVERRMQKESGKTLREIRRAKKLKKKLMTEEERLIYNLKRAKKKVALLLQKLKKYELPELPPPRHDPELLTPEQLQAYKKIGFRNKNYVPVGVRGVFGGVVQNMHLHWKFHETVQVCCDNFPKEKIKEMASMLARLSGGIVINVHNVKTIIMFRGRNYRQPKNLIPINTLTKRKALFKARFEQALESQKLNIKKIEQQLRRMGVNPEDPAAMASIQRVASTFFNAIDQKEGSPYVFREGKQSIIEPAEGFEESEPTADSDQEELDRFIAEIEDAADKEYEAEEAKEKEEFGRIRYWNKEEFGGRYRRSDASRNDDHDVEARGSRVWNTTHPKRHAIDSDDEENAHSDNDDDDDDEEWHFNNIADASDLDSNSDESDGTRGKFKESRRKREKQNNPGISRARDDESSNRHAGAKFRRNMAIKDSESEGMLSDVENAMWESEDEEQENNDSGHLRKFSGNYRSSSSDDEYAHQTMSNKKSGVRDHESKVGGSAQYHDSFDAPNSVRGMHAVNKIDSESIDEFSSSENWLWPSDAEETGDYPTNQNSNNVIKSDIPKTKRRTPKETDEAWDSD